Genomic DNA from Manihot esculenta cultivar AM560-2 chromosome 15, M.esculenta_v8, whole genome shotgun sequence:
ATGGAATATTGATCAACAGTTGGCGTTCGAATAAGGATCCAATTTATCGGTCCTGTCGGCAATAACAGAGTATAAATGATAAAAAGGCATCTCACCAAGGTACTGGCAGGATTTAACGTATGACCAATCCCTTGGAAAAGTACCGGAGCCTGTGCCAGGTTCATTAAGGAATTCATAAGAAATGGCAGATAAAATTCACACAAGTTGATTCAGAACTACTGAAAACCCTGAAATACAATAGAGCTGCGGCTGCATAAACAAATCGACTGTTTCCAACTAATACAACACCAGACTCACTGACCCAAGTAATTATTCCACTCTCCCAGAAGCTGAAATTGCCTTAAAGAGCCAAATACCATAAGGAACATCAGCCAAGTAGTTGGGGAATAATCTTAAGTGCCTCTAGCTCATGATTGTGTAGACTGTACAATTTACTTACGTCAATTTTGTTGCTGCCCAACATCACATCAGACTTCATGAAGTCATCACTAGCAATCAGGGTATGATCTCCATCAGTTTCCGATACCGCGTAGCTAGTGTGATCAATAACCATAGCCGCAGGATCCTATATGCGTAAATTATTAGGTGCCATGATCTTTGAACTATTCATATGCATATTAAATTACCAATATAATAATATGAGAATCAAAAACTAAATTCAACAAATAAAACGACAGATAAAACCGAAACAGATAATGATAATTAACTAGAGCAGACCTCATCGAAATCGACACCACACTCGATGGCAATCTCACGAATCGAATCAGAGACGTCGATATCAGCCGCCATAATCAAATCATGACCAGAATCAACAAAATCGAGAATTGCATCGACATTAATAGGTGCCCCCACCActaaaaacaaattaataagTCATAAATGGTTGTCATTTTTTTTTGTCAGTGATCATCAAAATTATGATAGAAACTCACGCTCTGCTGTGGGACAGAAGAGAATTAAGGCGTTATACAAGTATTTGCCGTAACGCTGGAGCGCTACTTTGGGATCGTCTGCTAACTTAAACTCGAGTTCGAAACCGCGCGATTGCAGGGACTTGAAGAACAAAGAATGAGAGGATTTGATGGCGGAGTCGTCTAACAAAACGAGTACACGACGGTCTGCGGTAGATTCAGAAGTGAAGGAATTGCAGAGAAAAGGAAGGAGCTGTAGTACAGTCAGGAGAATTATGAGCTTTTTCGCCATCTCTGGAGACTGAGGTTCAGTGGAATTGCAGGGTGACTGAGGTTTTGattcctcctttttcttcttttttttttatgttattttcaaaaattaaaatatcaaaatcaaGCCCACTCTAGAAGTGTGTCGtgaattgaattgaaaattgaacttattttactaattaattttaattttgtacttacaattaaatctaaatattaaaacaaacataaatacaaaattatttaCGCACATACATATATTTCCTCTTTtactatattatatattttaaatataattatatatatatacacacacttaTTATTAAGGTTTTAGTTCaaaattataatcaaaattaattatattaaaaatatattataattattatatttttgttatgatctatttaataattttatttataaatatattataacattttattttttttattatatgtatAACATATTCATAATATGTTTAATTTATAAGTGAATTGATATAAACTTtgtgattaaatatataatattgataAAACTGAAGCAGATTTGATGACTATCTGGTTTCAGATACTCAGGACATaggaaattcaaattaaaaggaTTGGGCTTAAAGTTCAGAAAACTCAATACACAGCTCTAAGTTCTTATAAATTCAGGATTTATCTAAATAAATCGGAGCCAACACGAATTTatccataaaattttaatcttgAATATCCGCCGTTCTtcgtagaaaaataaattttatagaatTTGAGATTTTGTTCATGtgcattttttcaaaaattttttaatgtcgTACTTAATTAATGGCATAAATTTTGTCAATACTTTAAATCTTTGTTCTTTCTCTTATTTTGTTTAAAGAGAGAAACTCTCGTCTTCTCGTTTATTTTTTGCGGCTTTATCCGCTCTTTTTGCCGTCAGTGTGCAGCCATCCTCTACCCCTTTGAGGCAGGAGATGACCTTTTCCTTCCCTACTCAAAGGTGAATTTGGTCTCTTTCCACCTCTGTTGGGATATATGGATAAAtaatcttttctttttgtttttatcCAGATCAAAATTTAGGTTGAAACTTCTTTTTGGATTTGGtttctttgttttgttttctccGTTGTGGTTGTATTGCATGCATGTGTTTCTTATTTCGGGAGGTCCCCTTACTCAGTTGATCTTCTTCCTTTGTCTGTGCACTTCAGATGGGTTCTCATCTTTTCTGATTGTAGAAAAATCAATCTTATCTTTAATGTCAAGTTTTCTCCAAGATTGCAGTATCGATTCCCCTTTATTGCGGATGGGAGATCCTAAAGGCATAAAGTTTACTAGAAGCTCTGTTGACATCCTCTTCCTTGATCCAGGGGAAGGCCAACTGGCTTTAACTTTATGTGATTGGTTTATGTAGTCCTTATGCCTGAGGAGTCTCTCTTATGGCCTCTGGTGGTTTTGTGCTTCTTGTGTTATTTTCAGGTAAATACAGAGATCAGTGCTACTGTTTTCTTGACCTTAGGAGGCAGTGGCGTTTTAGAAGACTCCTCAAGCAAGTTAGAGTTTCTTGAATCCATGTGCCGAATCTCTGTGTAGGCTTTAAGTTGTGACTTTCTGTtcgtttgttttattttattgggCTCAAAAGCTTTTCTTGTTGTAAGCTAAATTTATAATGGGTTTTAATGCTTTTTATTAATGAAGATCCAATctattgcaaaaaaaaaaaaaaaaaaaaaaaaaacctaaaatgCTTAATTAGATAATTCAATGTTAAAACAATCTATTATGCTTAATTAATTGGAGGCTAGTTTTTGTCAAAACTAGTtcatactattaattttttcctCATCTCTTAGTTtgtcataatttattttgtaaaattttttttttaataaaatcatgtataattttattttttaaaaaaataaaaattttgtaattgAAAAAAAGTGAATTCttcatttcaaattaaaaagaaataaattgaatttaattaaattttggtgAAAATGTTTATTCCACACAAAAGGTATGAGAATTTTTTGTTATATCATTCATAATGAATGAAAGACCAAATTAACAAGCCGGTTGGACCAATAAATCAAACGTTAAATTGGTTTGAGTTTGTCATTGAACCAAATAAATAGTTAACTTAGCGGTTAAATCGATTAACTGTTGACAAATGGATCGAGTCAATAGGgtctaaaaagaaaataaaataaaaagttattgtGGTATtagagataaaattaaaatcaagagCTCTTTAAaaaacctttattttttttttttaaatttttttaatgaacaaagaagaaaaagaagacacCTTACACAGATAAACAACACCTGCAAGATCACAGAGCAGACAAGAAGCTATTCCATGAGGAGGAGATTGCAGAACATGCGTGCCCAAAGGGAGTGATTTGGCAAAGCGAGCTAGcttcattattatataattttttattccatAAATAGAAATGAGACTCTCATACATACATACTTATTGATGTTATGAGattcagaaaaataaaagtttacagTAATTGAGTAAACTTGATCTGGGAGGAGGGTGCcgctctccttttattcttttttatttgtctgctagtgacatTTAACGGTCTTACAGCTACTGGACCACCTGTTTCTATCATACGGATAGATACGTATAAAAGCATCAGACGCCTGCTTCATGCTAAACAACCATTTAATTCCCCCTAGTGGAGGGAGTGCGTATGTAAACAGGACTGCTAGGTGGCTAAATTGATTGTCCCCTCTCCTGCCAAGTCTCATGGCCGAGCTTGGGGTAAAGAGGCTGAGGCTCAAAGGAGGCCCGATCTCAAAGTCGGATGGTTTGAGCCGGTCCACTTGAGAGACTTTGTGAGCTAGGTGGCCTGTCATACGGATACGTACGTATGAAAGTGTCAGACACCTACTCCATGctaaacggccatttaattccccctaGTGTGGTAGTGCACGTGTAAACAGGACTACTAGGTGGCTGGACCGGTTGTCCCCTCTCCTGCCAAGTCTCATGGCCGAGCTTGGGGTAAAAAGGCTGAGACTCAAGAGAGGCCCAATACCAAAGTCGGACGGTCTGAGTTGGCCCACTTAAAGGACTTCGTAAGTTTGGACTGGATCTGTCATTGTAGGCTCGGCCTAGTATTGGATGGTAAAACCCAACCGTCATcgcatattatatttttttattaaacataaacattgaaaaaaatatttaataatatattaaaaatgaattatttttattcaaaatttaaaattctataaataaaaatataatgtaataAATGTTgaaagtttgattttaaatatatatataatttttagtgACCCATAAATGAACTATTGATCTAACCAATTGAACAACAAATATGATTCTCTTAATAATTATAACAGGGATATTATTttacttcaatttttttaaaaaatataatttgatcaaatgaaataattatatattctaattGAGAAAGAAACATCATTTCAATTgcattttgcattttttttttcagaataaTAGGATCTATTcataatatgaataaaaatgaaacaatttcaaaataaataaataaaaaaaaaaccaaccTCAAATTTTTATTGATCATTATGACATTACAATCAAATAGTTTACATGAAAATAATAGACAATTTCAAACCATATAcaaatatgtaaaaattttcCAAACAATAAGAGAGTAGACGCGAAGAACCAGCGAAAAGTGGAAGCAAATGCACATTTAATTACAAAATCATAGCTCCTCGAACGTTTAGATAAGCTCTAGTGACTCAAGAATAGAGAAAAGCATGCACAAAGCTAATGAACAAACATGGTGGATATGGAATTGGATCTTGGCTTAGTTAACACTAGCTATGGTTGTTACCATTTACAGGCGAGGAAGGCTTAGCAAATCTCTTCACTACTGTGGCCATGTATTTTCCCTGATGCTCAGCAAGAGCCAACTCTGTTTCAGTTGGCTGCCTCGAGCCGTCTCCGGAAAAGACTCCAGCACCGTATGGAGACCCTCCTCTAATGGAATCCATTCTAAACATTCCAGCTCCAAAAGTGTACCCAATTGGTACATAGAGCATCCCGTGGTGTGCCAATTGAGTAATTGCTGTCCACCTGCAATATAAACAAAACAAACAAATTGGAGACTTAAAAGTTTCAAATTACAACATGAAGGAAGTTGCCCTCAAAATAAGCAATATTAGATATGTAGAGTTTTGAATTTGAATAACATAGTCTCTGACAATCAAAAGATGCAACTGCCAATCGATTGTAACTCATTGGTAGTGGAGTTATCTCTAAGGCTGTGAGGTCTTCAAGTCTCTGTCGGAACCATTTCCATTtgtacccaaaaaaaaaaataaagaagatacAACTAAGGCACACTATACAATTAGAAAGCCAACCATAAATGATACTTTCAAAATGAATATATCCAAGTGGAAAAACCACTCGATGCTGATTTTTACTTGGGTTCAAATTAAGTTACAGGTCCAGATGAGTACTCAACAGCATAAGTGGGAATCTCCAGATGTAGAATCAGAGACAGAGGTTATGATAAAAGGTCTCCTAACTGAAAGGTAGGAAAGGAAAGCATTATTGTTGTATTTGATAAGCAATTGCCAAAAAGAATCTTAATATTGACAAATTGAAACACCAGTCAAGCTTGTAAGCTTCATGCAAGTTTATAGTAGTAAATATCTATAAGTCCTTGAGAGTAAAAGATGTAGAGCACCTAAGGCTCTTGAAAAGGGGAGAGGAGCCAGTGACTACCCAAAAATTCCATATTTATGTTATTTGGAAAAAGTAGACAACTTAAGATTTTCATATTCATCAAATTGTAAGTTTCCttcaaaattataatatcaaCGTACTGCCTTTGCCAAGAATACCAATGATTTAGCAAATTAGCACAAAAAATAGTAGTGCAGGAGAAACAGAAAGAGGCGAGCTCACAAAATCCAATTATTGGCGAGCAATGATTATAACACTATCATTTTTTATATCTCCCAAGTCTTAGTTGCATGATCATTAAGCTGAATCCAAGCATTAACTGTTTCTTAACCTCTCAAATTGTACAACTCCGAAAATACCAACAGTTTCTTAGTAATACACTTTTATTTCATCAGATTACTGGTAAACTCAGGAAAACCTTCTCCAAAAGTTAGGTTCTTTGACAGGGCGTTTTCATATGAGAACCTAAAGAAGGATATATTGATTCATCTAAGAAATCTAACAAAAAATTCAGTACAATAGAAAATTTATCAACATTGACCAATTATAGTGTAAAACCCATACACTTAATGCAATCATGACAAATTCTCATATAAAAAGGTGAAAATCACATCTAAATTCCACTTGAAAGTTCCAGGTTTATAGTTACCAATGATTTCAAAGCAGATCATGAAATCAAATAGTTTCTGATctgatataatatattaattcagGATCCCTTTCGAATATCCACAGGACCACAGCCCGGGTATTGGAGAAGGAAAAAATAAAGGCTAATCCACTCAAGCAGAGACACATCTAAATCTCTTTCTTTGAGTAGATGTATAAGATTCATATCTAAGGCCTGGTTTGCTCTAAATTCTCTATTTCTTGGGAAGTTCCCAGAAGTATTTACTCACGTAGAGATAAGTAAGTTACTTCCTTGAAGGGAAGGAAGTAGCTTCATTACCTTTGTTTATGGGAAGTTTGGAGAAAATACCAACCAAACAAGCCGAATATATCATCTTTCTGATAACTTGAAGCTCCCGAGTTAACTCAATCCCCACCAAATGAGGCCTAATATGCAAACGATTCTAACAAGAATAACCTCTTTCTCTTGCACTGCAGTCAACATGTACTTATAGAATTAAGATGTTGGAAACACAGTGCCAACACTCATTTACACTTTCTTCATAATATATCAATGTACTGTGGATTCATCAAcagataaaataaattgattgttTATCCCATTGTACCAACAGAGACCAAATGTAgcagaaaataataaatacatctaaccaaaaaaaatcaaatcccaTACTTACGCAGTTGTTTCTTGCCCGCCCCCCTGCGTGCCCGTGCTCACAAAGAACCCAGCAGGAAGTCCTGCAAGCTTTTGTTCCATCCACAGTTCATCTGTGGAGTCAAAGAACGCTTTCATCTGAGATGCCATAGAACCAAACCTTGTTGGGAATCCAAATAAGAACCCATCAGCATTGACTAACTCATTAACTGATATTACTGGGATCTCATCTCCCTTCGGTGGCGCCTTCATTTGCTCCAAAACCTCTACTGGTAGCGTCTCTGAGACCCTGTACAAAACTGCTTCGACCCCATCAATGGAATCCACACCCTTCTTCATTCTCCTTGCCAAAAACTCCACATGGCCATACATCGAGTAAAAAAttatgaagattttaagcttctTAAGTGGTAGAGTGATGCTATTCTGGATTGTAATGGGTTGGGTTTGGCTTGCACTTTGATTTTGGCTTTGGTTTTGGGTAATAATCGGAGAGTCTCTTTCTGGGAGGCGAGGATCTTGAATTAACTTCTTCTTGCTTGGCACACACCCACCACCCTTACCCATATCAGAATTCAATAAGGGTGTTAGCTTTCTGGGACGATATGCTGCTTCAAAGCTCTATGAATCTTGAGCACGAATTGTTGGCTTCTTCTGGTTCCACTTGAAAATTAATCAAAGAATGGTATTGAGCTCAGAAGAGAAAACCCAAaaagatttcttttttctttctcaaaCACAACAAAAGAGGTGACAGCTAGTACATGAAGATGGGAATCAAGAATTTGGCCATTTAGGTACCTGATGAGTGCTTGTGGCtgttgactttactcttcttagCTGTTCATGCCGGTACTTCGTCCacaaaatagtaaaatactttGCTTTTATACGACGACGTATCAGTCCCGAGTATTTAAAAACACCCGTCCGAGAACATGCAACTGAGTTTTTGGTATTTAGGTTTTATTTGTTTCAAAACAATATTTTTTTGACATTGAACTATTCATGAAAATTagtaaatatgataaatatttttttgagttaaaaaaattaaattatttttttaaaaaatatttttttctttttaaaaaatagagttattttctatattttagaaattttattaattttttaaatataaattatatattttatttttaaattaaaattaaaattaaaattaaataataaaaataaattattttattgaaagtattttttttatagacagaaaatattttttatagaaaatattttttaaatataaattattttctgaagtAACCTTAATTTAAATTctgtttattttatgaaaaatatttttatatattttttagcatttaaaaaattagttaataaagatattttattattcaaatgagaaattaatttattttaaagaaaataaccttttttaaaagatatttttaaaattttaataaattttatttttaaattaaaattaaataataaaaaatatgtaattttgttagaaaatatttccttttcttcataaaaaatattttttaaatataaattattttccgtTACCTTAGTTGTCAAGACTTACCTTAGTTGTCAAGACTTCACTAAATCAATTTATTGCCATTGCTTTTATTCAGCAGAATGTTTGTTAACAGTGATAATGACTTCATGATATAACatctttaaattcaaaatatattaatgatatattatttttattattgcgtatattattttatttatatcgaGTCGgtccatttaaaaataaaatatttttaataaatatttattttatttataaaattaataaaaaaataaaatatcaaatatttatcGATAAACGCATGGATGGTTATATCGATTTAAATTTAGTTTTCAGTCTCCAATTTGGAGTCCTAATTCGTCATTTTAGCCGGGGATTTTGTTGGGTATTTGAAATCATTATGGGTTGCTCTTGCATGCAGTCAATGTACCACCTAAAAGGTAGATATGAAGTTTTATAAGCTTTTAGCCGGCAGTTGGAGAGATACTAAGATTATCGCTCTCTCTTATAGGGCAAGTAGGAGACCATGTTTGCCAAGTCTTACTCGGCTCTTCCGACCCTAGTCTGAGCTCTTAGCCTTATAGTGACTCTGCTGAAAATCTCCCCTGTATCCTATGGCGTAGTATGGTGGGAAATAAGCATGGGAGACGTCAGTTGGTGGGGAGTTTTTGTGGGCTTCCGGCTTATACATTGATTTCATCCAGTggaatattttctaattaaacaaaaacaacacaaatGAGAAGGAACTATAGCTTTGGAATCTCATGTGCTTGATAtcaattttcatataatttacGACTTAATCTGCAGCTATCTACACCAGCATATAAGCCTATTTATGATATTGGTAACTGGACGTGTAACAAGCCACACGGGTCAAGGGAGCTACCCTTCcaccagcagcagcagcagcagcagctctACCTAGGGAAAGAAAACCACACATtagtaaaaaaaaggaaagaaagtttaattaattagttggtGAAATTTCCATTTCGATGGCTTACTGGTTGAGTGTCTAGGAGAAATACCGTTGAAATAAGCTCTGAAGAATCCCTTATTCTCTTTGAGAAGCTCTTTCCACACTGCAACTCCCATCGAAGCAAAAGCTTATCAAGCTCAAGACAACAAGAagacgagagagagagagagagagagagcaagcAAATTAACCTGTAAGAGTGACAACTGGGTGAATATTAGCATGCTTTGCAAGTGCCTTGATGCAATCATCTCTGCTCATATGAAACAGCAGACACCTCTCTATCAGATGTTGAACCTAAATAAAAACATATATCAACTTCATGCAGTAACAATACTAAATCAATATCAAGAACCCAAGTACAATGTCCAAACAAAATCAAAGATTCTGCAGTATCTAAATCATTTTTACCATTCTAATATAGTCTTGTGGTTGGCAATGCAAGCAAGGGAATCCATGCTCGTGGACGAACATAGAGAGAGAGAAACGAGGGTAATGCAGAAAAGTAAAGGTTGCTAGATATTTTGAGAGCAAGATATTTATGAGTTGGATATATACGTAGGAAGAAGAGTGACTGTTATCCACAGATATCCAAGTGAAGGGCCAAAAGTGCATGAGAAATCTAAAGCAAGGGCTCACCTCATCCTCTAGTGATAAGAacccagttttttttttttttttttttttttctttaatgtcTTTTATATATTAAGGAATTTTTGAGATGGGGAATGAATGATGATAGTGATCACTCACCCGTTTAGCCATTTTATTTCACCAACAAATTCCTATTCATTTTGGTGTtctgaaaataaaatacattccAATAGAGAAAAATAgccaaaattttagtgtttattttgtcaattttaatctaattttaagaattattgtTGATATATCATATATGAGGTTGAAAAATAACTAAAGTTGGATGAAGGAAGGAGAGAGACAAGAACAATAGAGGTGAGAAAAAGATAGTAGTGAAAGAACAGGGCACAGGTATTACAGGACTAAAGAGATTTTCTCATATTTTACAATACACTATTTACTTAACAAAATCAAAAatctcaaaaataataataaaattatgaaattaaataataatatttagaaattcAGCATGTATTTGTTTGTAATGGAAGCCTACTAACTCGAATTAGTATGAACCCATTCGGTTAACATTTActgttataataaaataattttatttgatttaaaaaaaaaaagaagaaacgagcacttataaattttacgaattttatttaataaaatttttttttttgagaatttGAACTTGATGTTCCTTTTTTTTCTGCATTATTTTGCTTGATGAAATGCATCCATGGCCCATTCCAAAAAGAAGGTTGAAGTTCAATTGCTGTTGAAGATGCATCGAAGAACCAAGAACTGGGTCATGATTTTGCTGGTTCCTGAAGAAAACCCAATAGCTCAAAAGCAAAATGGTCGATAATAGAGGGGAGAGAGAACTGATGAAATAGGCCAAAGAGAATAGAGAACCCTACTCAAACCAAAAGCTACAAAGCCATTGGCCTTTTTACCCTGTCTAATTTCTCCTCATTACCCATTTTATGTGAGTGTTCTTttgtttatcatttttttttttcaatccaaCTATCTAAATTATATCACTTGCAGTTCGATTACATGCTGTACTTTGTAGTTTCTCTGTAGTCTTTCCTGGATTGGTGTTTGTATAATCTTCTATTTCTCGAACAACTTGTCTTGTAATTTGatgtatgttggatgtgtttgtaTAATCTGGCGTTTTAGCtttttgttttcatgttttgttaGTATTGGTTCTGCTTATAATCTTTGTTTGGCTTTAGAAAATGCATACTTTGGTTAGCTGTGTTTGTCCGTTGACATTTAACTATCGGCAGGGGAATTCTGATTGATTTGAGTTGAGTTTTACATTGGTGAAAAGTGGAACTTATGAATTTTGCTTTTGAATTTAACATCAGGGGATGTGTGAGAGTTGAGACTCAACAATGATTACCCGAAACCCAACCCAATTCCAAGGACCTGGAGAATTCAAGCAGAAGGATCCTTCTATTGATTGCAGTGGGGACATGGCAGCAAGCAACACGTCAATTTTGTTACATCATAGTCTCTTAGATGTTGGCTTTATGTTGGATTGCATAAGCCTTCCATCTCTTACATGTGATTGGTATAGATTGCTTCTTTCCTAGAGAACGTTTTTTTGACACAAAAAAGATGAAGTTTTAGTTGTTTATTTATCATGTcttaatttcattttctttacttattgatgcagaatgaaattGGATGCTATACAAATATGGAAGTTTTGGTTGTTTGGTACTTGAGTCTGGCACTGGTAGTGGATCTTTAACATCCTCACTTGCAAGGGCTGTGGCTCCTAAAACATGTTCCTATGTTTGATTTCCATGAACAAAGGGCTACCTCAGCAAGGTAAGAATTCGGGTTATCCCATTTTAgtataaattgtttgaattttGTATTGCATTGAATTACTCTCCAATTCTGTTTCAAATCCAAAGCTCAAAGTAGATTGGCAAGTCTTCTAAGTGTAATTTTAAGATTTAAGAGTATAAAGAGCTTACCTTGTCTATAAAAATTGTTTGTTATATTTGGTGTCTGTAATGTGAGAGGGGCGAGGGTATTCCACCTTCTCTACAAGTAAAAGAACCATTTCATACAACCAAAAAGTTTTAACTTTCAACTGGTTTGGGTTGCTATATAATTCCTTTTTCATTATTCAACTCTGTTTGAAATCAATTCTGCATCAGTATCCAAAAATTTTAAACGTTTTGAAACCACGTCCCCTGCATGTCATTTTGAGTCTCTCCTTTCCCTTTTTACTGCTTCCAACAATCATTGGACATGACCAAGTTATCTTAATAGAGCTGTTCTTTTTCCTCCCCCCAATATGTGCTGCATGCATATTGGTTTTGAATGAAATATTGGTTTTGTTGAATTgagtttattattgttatttggGTTGTTGAGattgtttattatttaaaaagataATCAGAAAGAAAGTGTAACAGAGGACCCTAGAGAGAATAGAGGGACGCACAAACATGTAGGCAGGGAGAAAGA
This window encodes:
- the LOC110601932 gene encoding probable NAD(P)H dehydrogenase (quinone) FQR1-like 1; this translates as MGKGGGCVPSKKKLIQDPRLPERDSPIITQNQSQNQSASQTQPITIQNSITLPLKKLKIFIIFYSMYGHVEFLARRMKKGVDSIDGVEAVLYRVSETLPVEVLEQMKAPPKGDEIPVISVNELVNADGFLFGFPTRFGSMASQMKAFFDSTDELWMEQKLAGLPAGFFVSTGTQGGGQETTAWTAITQLAHHGMLYVPIGYTFGAGMFRMDSIRGGSPYGAGVFSGDGSRQPTETELALAEHQGKYMATVVKRFAKPSSPVNGNNHS
- the LOC110602503 gene encoding uncharacterized protein LOC110602503, with translation MFVHEHGFPCLHCQPQDYIRMVQHLIERCLLFHMSRDDCIKALAKHANIHPVVTLTVWKELLKENKGFFRAYFNGISPRHSTSRAAAAAAAGGRVAPLTRVACYTSSYQYHK